AATTTTAGGGGTTTTTAAGCAGCTGGAACTGGTCATAACTGGTAACATATTTCAACGTTAATGACTTATAAATGGGAAGGTGCTAAAAGAGGTGAGACCCtcagggtttggggttttttgagtgttatatttaaaaagcaagtagaTTGCAAAATGAATGAGGATGAGGAATTAAAAAGTCACATTGTATAAGTTTGCCATTTTTTGTAACTGAGTTGTTGCCTTTACTTCTGTTCTTGAAGAATAGACacttttgaagtaaaaaaaccccaaaactctcACTGCTTTCTTCCAGAATAAAAGTAAAGCTACCTCtacattttattcctttaaaaagaactgcagctgctgcaaagctTTTTACATATAAACATgaatgtttatttcttctgatcACAAGTCTTAAAATAGACATCATGTGCTACTCTTTGAATCTACACTGTGCCGTTTAATGCAAATCAGCAGGTTACCACAGTTCATGAGTCAAGATTAGATTGTTAACATACTTGAATTTAGTTCCCAACGTTGCAGGTAAAAAGGAGCTCcggtttttgtttgttcttaaaCTGCTCAGGGACTCATTCCTTTGGCAGGTTGGTTATTGATGTATTTAATGAATTGTAGGCCTCTATTCACTTCTCAGCTTCTTCCTGCAGTATAATCTAGAATATTTCTCTTAAGTTCATATTGAGAGAAAAAGCATGATTACATATAACACAAAATCTGCTTGAAATTGCAGAAATAACTTTGTAAAAATACTACATCCTATATAAACTGCTGAAAGAGACATGTACAATTCCTGCAGGTCAGTCATGCAGATCAGAGCTGTATGGGTGTGTGTAACTGACATTTCAGACTTTGAAATAGTGTTTAATATGCTGGGTATTATCATTAATCATTCTTGATGAAGATGCAAGTAGAGCCTGAAGCTTTGCAAAGAGGCATTCTTCTGGTGattggcatttctttttttattaaaagaaaacaaactatcGTGAAAGTTCAATGTCAGCAAGTAAAAGGCAATAAATAGCTGTGCAggaagttttcattaaaattaggTTTAAGATGATTTTTCCTGACTGTGGATTAGTGTTCTCTGGAAAAAATGGCCAGCAATCATAACTAGTTTACTAGTTACCATTTTATAGAACCCACTTTTAATTTGTatcatgttttgctttgcaggcTTTTCTGAACTTAATGTTTAGCACTCTGTCAGAAGCAAGGAAGTTGTCAGATTATGACTGTGTAAAAATTGAGACTTGTATTTTGTCTGTCATGCCTGTTTGctgttcttaaatatttatttatttaacaactCATGCATGGTTCACAGGGGTAGTTCTTGTACTGATTTCAGCAGCAGTAGGATCAGGATATCTagtgcaaaaattaaaacattttaaatggtaTTTAATTTGTTAATAATAGCATGCTAACTCTGATGTTACTTTCCTGTTAAAGAATGTGTAGCCCGTTGAAGTAACTGGTTGAATTTGGTAACCCTCCCAAAtattagaatttttatttttaggaaatttttgtttcaagtaAATTGCGATTCAGGTTTTGTTTATAGTTTTCACTATTATAGTAGTTCTGTATGGGTGGTTGGATATAGCAGATTTGGGTTCTATAGAAGCATTCATTGAACCCCTTAACATCGTTGCTTTCTTGCAAAGCATGCAGGAAGTTCCTTATTCAGTAAGGGGACTAATAAAGAATGAGAAAGTCACAGTGACTTTCagtacattacaaaaaaaaacaaactccaaaaCTACGTGAGCTACTaagttgttctttttaaagctgattGGCAGGTGTGTTGTAGTATATGACTTCCGTTGgccttctggatttttttgatCTTTAATAAAggctttttcttgctgtttctttacAACCCAAGGTTCCACCACGAGCTGAAGAAATCACTATTCCAGCTGATGTCACACCTGAAAGAGTGCCAACCCATATAGTGGATTATTCAGGTAAGGACTACACGGTACCATTACTGTATGACTGACGTGGTATGGAATTGTTTGTCTAACTCAATAGCCTTTTTAAGTCATACAGTTATGGGACCAAAGCTGCATGTAGGAAAAGATTAGATTAAAGTAGAAACTCATGGGATGAAACAAACCAGATGGTGGTGGGTGGTCCTCCTAATTCAAAGCCTGATAATTAACTGCTGTTGGTACTTCCATGGAAGACAGTCATAGCAATATTCCAGTGAAGTGTTCTGTGTGTGACAGACACATTTACAGTTCGGACAAAGGTGGGTACTTTAATGgaattcaaaactatttttctttcttccagtggAGAATTTACTAAGATGCAGGAGACTTTACATATCTTATATTCTATGTCTTTCGAATTTCTAAGTTCGAACACCTTATCCTTTTGTGTCAGtttcatattttgtatttttctttttttatatactctAATCTCCTTGACCTTACTGAATAGATAAATAGGCTCAGTATCAAGGCTCATACACTATCATAAATATATGCAACTGTTGCACAGCTAGAAAAATCCTTCTGCCATTTATAATGGAGGTGAAGAATTAGGCCATCTTAGCAGATACCTTCCTGTCTTCTCTCTCCCACCACTGCTGAGGAAGTATCTTTGGTGTGTTTGCCTATTTGGAACAAAGAAATAATGAGGGGGGGTTTTGTTGGTCTTGAGCTTGAACTTATGTGAAGTGAATTTTTCTTTCCGTTGAATGAAATGTTTCATAGATTTGGGTAACAGAAGCTTGgtctcactgaaaaaaaaatcatggacaCTGCAATAAAATTAACATATGCCATATTCTGCAGTAAAAGTTTACATTATAGAACAATTGTTGCTACTTGCTATCCCAGGAAGGGGCTGTTGGCAAACGTAGGGGTATGCAAAGTGTGACTAATTCCAGAGAAAACCTATCTACAAATGCAATGATTCCTCTTTAAAATAGCTGATAAAAAACTTGTGTGCAACAGACTGTTTTTGTCTTGGAGGTTGATGGATCAATTTCATTGTTGTTACAGCAGAAGCACTCtttagtgcatttttttaaaagatgtttaaatAACAAGAGCTTTCACAAGGGTGTCTCAGGAGCATTGTGAAATGCTCTAGTTTGGTTTCAtaagtttttcagttttgtttgcaaaaaTGTTTAGTATTAATGAATGGCTTATTCTGTTGAATGCAGAAGCAGAGCAAAGTGATGAGCAGCTTTACCATGAAATATCACAGGTAAGTGTATTTTAGTGTTTACTAGTAAAtagtttctgcttttgaagaaatctttccttttaagTTCTCTGCATTGAGTTTCAGTttgaattgaaaaaaacccaaacctctcTTGCTTGGCATTTCGTTTTGTTTTGTGCCCTATGCCATAGTAAGCCTTCCTCTATTTAAGAAAAGTAGGCACTGCCTCTCTGTTGGTGAACTGAGCTTAAACTTCGTCCTTCCAAGTGAAAGGACAGAACCTAAATATCTTTTAATCAGTAGGCCAAGGGATTGAcaggttttgaaaagaaataatcctaCCTTGGAAAGATCCATTTCACTTCTTTCTGTCATGTTGCACTGTTGCATTTATGTATAGCATGGAATTCTTGGTAATTTTATAGTTCCTTCTGTTTcctattttcagttctttttgaGCACCTTTGCACATTTTCTTTACGGTCTGTCATGGTGTtgtgttctgtttctgtcaCTTAGTTTGGTACTTGAGTACCTTGCAAATTATGATTCTTCAGTTTAGATTTCTTGGTAGCATAGGCCTCTGCAGGCGTAAGTTGTGAATGTCACGCTGCAAGACAGGCTTTTTAGTGCTTCTCAACATATAAATTGTTTAAGCTTCTCAGGCAAAAATAACTTAAACAAGTCAGGGTCTTGACTAATGATGAAACTGTTCTTACCCTGATTTTGTTATGTATGGTTCTTAACTGTCTCTGTTGCTCTAGAGACTCTAAACAGTGGGATTCCatgcctttcctctcttttcattttaggCAAATGTGATATGTATAGTATATGCTGTTAACAACAAGAATTCTATTGATAAGGTATAGTAACACATTTTATCTTGTTACTGCTTGAGATGTAACGCGCGCTGTTAATCATTGGCAAGATGAAAACTGTATTagacatttaaaatgcataagACGGTGTTTGAGATCAAGTTGATAGAGAATGTTCAGATGTATTATTGGTTCTGGTCCGTTTCAGTATCTGAGTTTTTAGTCATTTCAGTCATCTGAGAAAGTTGCTCGTTAGTCAACtccagtttttatttatttcctcctttgcGGGCAAATATGTGCCTTCTTGGGAAAAAAGCAGTAGCAGCTGTAGTCAAACTTGTGCGCAGTTCAGTCATGTAAGATTTGAAAATGTatatttcatgtttgtttttaatcccACTTTAGGTAACAAGTCGATGGATTCCTCTCATCAATGAAAGGACAGACAAAGATAGCAGGTGCATAAGTAAAGATGAGAAGTATGAATTAGGCTGCACATCAATGGACAGTGTTGAGGATGTTAATTGTTTAAGAAAATCAAATTCTAAACTTAAAGTTTATATAAGAAGTCCAAGCAACAAGAGATTTAAAGTATGTAGGTCTGTTACATATGCCAGCaatgctatttattttgaatttcatGGGCAGCTTTTACCAGGTGTGTTTATGTTTGTTACAGTATAACTAGTTTTGGCTACATGGTCTGTAGAGCTTTTCTACTGATGCTGGTTTTGTATAACAACAACATGATTAGTTACTTTTGTGTTGAactgtgtggggtttttttgtagtatCAACAAGAAGTACATTTCTGTCTAAGTGTATATCAAAACAATTTACTTAACtgctataatttatttttgcctgttgGCTGCCAGTGATATTTGATTACATCATGAAAGTACAATGGCTTCTGGTGGGAGATAGAATGCTGAATTAAGATCTTTTTGTCCCTCTGTCTTCAAAGCTCTTtaccattttttgttttcaggctgCCTCTTATATTAGTTGGAAACAAGTCTGATCTAGTGGAATATAGCAGTATGGAAACTATCCTTCCCATTATGAATCAATATACAGAGATAGAAACGTGTGTAGAGGTATGCAAGAATTTCTGAAGTTAGAATGagtaacaaaaaatacattcttgcCAAGCATGTATGGCaacttttaaatagaaaagatgatttattttttttgttcaaaataaaatatttcaaatttaagTCATTAACATGGTGAGtttatatgttatttttctttagagaagATTACACTATTGTATAATCAAACATTACTGTCAAATTCTTCTAATATTTAGAGCCTCCTTACATCCTTGCCTTTAGCAagtgttttaaatttaatattaagCCAGACAGATGactgcaaaatattaaaaattgaaTTAGTATGTGTGGATATGCAGCTTtctttgcacacacacacatccccaccAGTAAATACAACTTCTTGATTTCTGATCTTGGTATGACAGCAAATTGTAGTCAGACCTTCTTTATTAATTACTTTACAGGTATACAGGCTAGAtgtcttttttccaaaacagcactgcaccCACAAGAGGGGGCTAGATCTTGAAAATTTTGATGCTTGCttaaatttcagaagaaatgaccAAATAGTCAGGAAACTAGCTAATCAATataaggatttctttttcagtgttcagCCAAAAACTTGAAGAATATATCTGAGCTATTTTATTATGCACAGAAAGCTGTTCTGCATCCTACAGGTCCTCTTTATTGCCCAGAGGAGAAAGAGGTATTTATACATAGATTCTTAGAGCAAAAAGTATTgcggggagggagaggaagtTAATCactttcctgttctttcctttttagtggattttgcttttcttagtgTGTTTTGTTACCACCACACCACCCTCAAATGTCAAGCATAATATTCTAGAACCATAGTGATTGTTTTGCATTGTATTAATCTGATCTGTCTTTCCTCTTCATTCAAAGCaatgaagactttttttgttgccCATGTGAACTGCTAAGTAAAATGAGAAGCTTTGGTAATGGCTTTAAGCCAAATGTAATGTGAACAAAATCATGTGTCCAATCAGTTCCTCTTTAGATACACATTTCACAGTAACTCCATTTATTTCAGGGAAAATACTCCAGACTTGGCCTGATTTAAAGGAAATAACTTTTCTGAGCATCTTGTGAGACTTTGGCAAAAGGCATAAAAAACAAGTGATTTGGCTGTTTTTTAAGTATTATAGGTAGTTAGCTGAGTGTGTTATGAAggagtgtggtttttttaaagaaacacattCATTTGATGggcaaatacaaataaaatctCTAAACATAATCTCCGTGCAGTATTGGGCAGTAGGAAAGTTGCTTCAATCATATATACTTTGTTAAGCAGAGAACTAGAGAATAACCCTGTTTTGATTTCTTCCATCAGAATCATCTTTGTAAGTTAGTAATGTTGTGATAAAACTGTTGTGCTGaaatctttttggttttccaaAACCAATCTCTATGCTGTCTGTGTGACCTCTGTGAAGAGAAGAGTCCATCATCACTGTAGTTGTTGGGAGAGAATTACCAGTGTCTCTTTTCCTTCACTTGGAAGGTATCCTAGCAATTGTTTTGTCATAGAGATAGCCCATATGATCAGTGCTTTGCCTGGTAGATGAATGAGCCTTGTGAAGATTTTCAGTATTTGATGTTTGAGACCTTCTGGAGCTGTAGTTGAAACGGTGAATAGTGTGCTTGTTTAGAAAGAGCTGACAGTAGTTCTAGAGCCATTTAGTTTTGCAAGGCACTGGGATTGTaagccctcccccccccaaaaaaaatattaaaaaatcatttcgttgctttttaaagctttctgtaGCAATAAGACTGAATTTAGAgaagtgattattatttttttaattaataactAAGTAGTACTACCTTCAGCTTGTGAAGAGCTTGAGGCTTTTCCAATAATTTAATAGAAAGACATTTAATGTGGAATAATAGCTTTAAATTGATGGATATAAATTTGCTAGATCAGGATTTTGTTTCATcttgctttctatttttgtgtATGTCTATGAATGTCTGTTCTAAAACTATAAAATGAAGAGTAGAATTTGTTTAATATGATTGAACTGTAATCTTTTTATATTCAAGCCTAGAAAGATACTGAACTTCCTTTTGTTCCTTAGATGAAACCTGCCTGTATTAAAGCACTCACTTGCATTTTTAGAATTTCTGATCAGGATAATGATGGTACTCTCAATGATGCAGAGCTCAACTTCTTTCAGGTAACTCTTTTGCTTATCTTTTCACCATGCTTAGTAGTTGAACTATATAATTCTAGAAAAACAAGTGAttgtttttgaagaaaacatatGAAGGTGAATTGTAAGGGAAGCAGGTTTAAATATTGTCTCAAGTGCAGCATAAAAGAGCagatatgtaaaaaaaatggtattaattttatttctaaccaTTGTTTGAGTTTTAGTTCAAGAgaacaaaaatctgttaaatgTGCAAGCCCCAGTGCTtgtacttcaaaataaaataaaagtttgtaCACCTTTGTTTCCACTAAGAAATTGGATTGTCCTTTACTAGCTCATTAGAATGTTTAAGGCTGTATTTCATGCAGGACATGCTGTTTGTTCAGTTTTGTAGCCAGTGGTCCTAACAGGctctttttgggttttttgttagaGAATTTGTTTTAATACACCACTGGCACCTCAGGCTTTGGAAGATGTTAAGAATGTAGTCAGGAAAAACCTAAGTGATGGAGTTGCAGATAATGGATTAACATTAAAAGGTAAGCCATGTTTAACTCTTAAAAGATGTATCTTTATACAGTTGATAATCATTCTTACATAAAAAAGCTAGTCTTCTGAAATGTGATctctgtcttgatttttttagaCTACAAGAGCTGGGTGTAGTGGCAGTGTGATATCAGAGGGTGATTAAACTGAGGAATAATGGGGGTGAATAAAATAAGGTCTGTCTTACTTCTCATTACAGAGCTTGGAATTCAAATAAGTATACAGAGTCAAAAGAGGTTGTCTCCCTGATAAATCTGTCTCTTGTCTTTAGGCTCACTGGCTGCAACATTTGTCAACAAGGTGTGGTGTCAACATTTTAACAGCTATGCTGTACATATTTGCTCAGAGCATATggcaaaagtgaaagaaaaaaatgtttgctttctgagTATCAATGTAACTTCTTTGCTTGTGGAGCTTACACATGTAATAGGACTCGTGAGAAATTGCAAAGAGTGGGACTCTTAAGGCATAGCCTTACTAAACAGTGAAATCGCAGTGTTCATTAAGCCCTGGAAAGTGCTAAACAAAAATCCTACCCAGTTATTTTGATACAGGAAAACTACTAAAGGCAGTCTTCCATGAGACCACTCTCCAGGCTTCTTGCTAAGGCTTGCTGTTTTAAGTTGTTGAAAATACAACTAAGTTCTTCTGTAATGCTGGtactgaaagaaacaaacaacagaaaaccaagTGGATTGCTTTAAGGAAACAGTTCCTGGAGGACACTGTTACAAATAACACGATTTCTGAACCTTCAGTCTGTGTAAATAATGCTTTAACATCACGCAGAATGTTTAAAATCTGAATGTGTATTTCAAGCTTCTTTCAGTCTATTTTCATTCTATGACAAATATTTGTTGCAGATAAAGCACTTCAGGGCCTTAAGATTTCATCATttgatttttaggttttctttttctacacaCACTTTTCATTCAGCGAGGAAGGCATGAAACAACTTGGACTGTTTTACGTCGCTTTGGATATGATGATGACTTAGAGCTTACGCCAGAGTACTTGTTTCCTCCGTATGTATAATTTTAGCTTTCTTTAACTTACATGCATTTAATTTATGCTGCCTCCTGTTTTGACAGGAGGAAAGGATTATTGTAATGTGTTTATTTAAGACATTGTTACATCAAGTACCTCCCTTACTTTATGACCTACCAGCCAAAATCTTCATGTGACTGAAAATTATGAAGGAAGAACTCCTGTCTCTTGTGCCAAATCATGTACTGTATTAAGAGATTCTTAATACAAAACTGGAACAGAAGTCTGAACAGTTGCTTATTATATGTGGCAGAAAATTAGAAAAGGCTTGTCAGTATTTTCACAGCAGTGGAGATCCTTTGAAAATTCCCAAATGAAAAAGTTAAGAGATCAACCAAGTCTATGGCttcttttcaaaaatgtaaCTACATaatcttccatttaaaaaaagcaaacacaaacaaaaacctgattACTGTATAGCTACATGCCATATAATATAAGGACACTCGTAATTTTAGAATTCCTAATAAAAAGTATGTGCTTTGCTCTCTTTAAAGATAAATTATTAAAGCTAAATGCAAAGGTCAAATACCAAATGTTGCAATTCAGAAAGTCTGTATTTTGAGttttaatattctgtttttcataaacACACTTAACacttcttctctttgtttttgttttcaataaacAGGCTAAAAATTCCTCCAGACTGCACAACCGAATTAAATCATCATGCATACTTGtttcttcaaagtatttttgataAACATGATTTGGTAAGCTTTTAATTCAAGTCTATGTGTGTCCTTATATTTAAGAGCCATAGTTTGCTAGTGAaaagtgtggggtttttaatttaatgtcaTTTAATTCAGAAACTGGCTCTGGCTTAAACTATGCAGTCAAAACTAGgctgctgtttttatttctgtctacAAGGAGAGTTGGCAGTTAGTTGTActaccaatttttttttaactacctTATATATTTGGTCTTAtgtaaaaaccagaaaagagcaatgatgaaaaagaaagtggcTCAGTTTCTTATAGCCAGTTTTATTGAATCTTGCAAAGGTACAGCAAGAAAATATCAGTTCAGAATAGACATGAATTAAGTGATATATGTCTGATATTGTATGATTGTTTTCAGGATAGAGATTGTGCTTTGTCTCCTGATGAATTGAAAGATTTGTTCAAAGTATTCCCTTATATGCCATGGGGACCTGATGTTAACAACACTGTTTGTACAAATGAAAGGGGATGGATTACATACCAAGGGTTTCTCTCTCAGTGGACGTAAGTGAGATACATTGCATTTTAGAAGTTGAGAACTTTGAGTATGACAGTGTTTTTGTAGATTCCTCTTAAAAATCCAGTAGAAAGAGTGGAAATTTATTACTTGAAATTTGACCCAAGCAGTCAAGTTTTTGTAgccatctttattttttgtggcCTAATCGTCAGACAATTGTGACAACCTGTCCAGGATTTGGCTAGTATGTAGTGCTAACTATGAAGGAGTGTCTGTTCAAAATGTGGAAATCCCCCTGAACCCTGttgaaatacttatttttgtcCTGCTCTTTAAAGATGGTATGAATAATGGTTTTCAATAATTAGGGGGGGGTCCTATTGAAAATAcggaaaataaggaaaacactgtttgctgaaggaaaaaatacgATGTAGGTTGATAGGCCTCCGCAAGTACTGCCTTCGTAGTGTTTTGCTGATTAAGAGTGGTAAAATTGTCCCCGTTTATCTTCCGAGTGCTTTTGTCCTTCAGTACTACATAGATCCAGGAATGCTTGTGTCATGTACATCTGGAGATTGgaggaaaaaattgtttcagtacTGTAAATAGTTGTTATCACAGCTGCTAACAATTTAGAAACTTCTTTTTGTCCCCTCTGCTAGACTAACCACATACTTAGATGTACAGCGTTGCCTGGAATACCTGGGTTATTTAGGCTACTCGATACTTGCAGAGCAAGAGTCTCAAGCATCAGCAATTACAGGTAATAAAAACTTTGGTACAACCTAGGAATTTAAATTTAGAAATCTGTTTAAGAGTAAATTGTTTAAACAAAcggtttctcttttttcccttataTTCTCTTTTACTTTCTGCTCAAGTCAAACCTTTGATTTAATGCTTTTGAGAGATCATTTTGTGTGCATTTTAGTGTAAGTGGACAgttatttcatgttttcacacacatacatgcatgtacatcttgtgaaaaatatttgtatttttacaaaagTGACAAGAGATAAAAAGATAGATCTCCAGAAAAAACAGACTCAGAGAAATGTTTTCCGATGCAATGTTGTTGGAATGAAAGGCTGTGGGAAAAGTGGAGTTCTTCAGGCTCTCCTTGGAAGAAATCTAATGGTAAGAAACCTTTTTCTTATATACACCTATATCTCTTTTGAGTTAAGGTTAGACGGCAAACCCAATTGCTGTTAGAGCTTCACTGATTATTGCTGAGATTGCAGAGTTCTGTAAGGGAATATAGAATTATTGGGGAGGgaggtgttttaaaaattatttttaatatcttttttcagCAAATAGATAAATGGCAATTGCATGCAGAAATTACTTGTACATCATGGATTATAGCTGTGCATGTacttgcaaaataaacaaaagattACTGTAACTTTCGTTCATTAATAAATGGAGTAAAACAGCTGTTCAAATTTAAGTTAAAGGGCAAAGTTGCTGTGGTCTAACATGAAATTCTGCCTTTTCAGAGACAGAGGCAAATACGTGCAGAACACAAATCTTACTATGCCATTAATACAGTTTATGTATACGGGCAGGAAAAGTACTTGCTGGTAAGGTTACCTCATTATTGTTTGCATAAAACTGGTTAAtcttaaaattaagtaaattattCAAAgccttttgcaaataaatttcttttttaattgtctcTACATAAATGGGGGTTCCCTGGCCCTTTTCTGGCTCAAACAACTTCTGGTTTTACATGTGGCTAATACTTTAAAACTGAACCTGTTCAGGACCTGTTATTTTTGAAACCTTGACCTAAGTTGAACAGCATCCAGTCTATTATGTTTATGCTGCATATATCACGTAGGATGATTAGGGTGGCTGAAGTTAATCTTCAGTGGGTGGAATATAGTCTTTAAAGCTTGTTCCTCTATAGTTTTCCTTTATGATACTATGATATTTTCCTTCGTTTTCCAAGATCAAGTCCTCTGCTCTGTGGTTTTCCTCTGTAGGATGCATGCCAGTTCCTATGGGAATCTAAGACTTTGTGTTGaagtaaatgtaattttttatgcTGAGGTTGTGATTGCCTGCAGATGTGATGTTAACAGCTCACATATGTTGGTTGCATGGTAAATTCCTActatttctttcattcattCTGCCTATTGTCAGTCTATTAGTTC
This genomic interval from Falco peregrinus isolate bFalPer1 chromosome 2, bFalPer1.pri, whole genome shotgun sequence contains the following:
- the RHOT1 gene encoding mitochondrial Rho GTPase 1 isoform X3, with translation MSLVSEEFPEEVPPRAEEITIPADVTPERVPTHIVDYSEAEQSDEQLYHEISQANVICIVYAVNNKNSIDKVTSRWIPLINERTDKDSRLPLILVGNKSDLVEYSSMETILPIMNQYTEIETCVECSAKNLKNISELFYYAQKAVLHPTGPLYCPEEKEMKPACIKALTCIFRISDQDNDGTLNDAELNFFQRICFNTPLAPQALEDVKNVVRKNLSDGVADNGLTLKGFLFLHTLFIQRGRHETTWTVLRRFGYDDDLELTPEYLFPPLKIPPDCTTELNHHAYLFLQSIFDKHDLDRDCALSPDELKDLFKVFPYMPWGPDVNNTVCTNERGWITYQGFLSQWTLTTYLDVQRCLEYLGYLGYSILAEQESQASAITVTRDKKIDLQKKQTQRNVFRCNVVGMKGCGKSGVLQALLGRNLMRQRQIRAEHKSYYAINTVYVYGQEKYLLLHDVSDSEFLTDAETICDAVCLVYDVSNPKSFEYCARIFKQHFMDSRIPCLVVAAKSDLHEVRQEYSISPAEFCKKHKMPPPQAFTCNTVDMPSKDIFVKLTTMAMYPHARLRCMCACNRCTFCICQNFLNSDLLQSVKNKLFTAVLNRLRSYIDELGAMLLADEESSIMQQVHAVNSVEDSIFMESSLGPRLLEDRHVTQADLKSSTFWLRASFGATVFAVLGFAMYKALLKQR
- the RHOT1 gene encoding mitochondrial Rho GTPase 1 isoform X2, encoding MKKDVRILLVGEPRVGKTSLIMSLVSEEFPEEVPPRAEEITIPADVTPERVPTHIVDYSEAEQSDEQLYHEISQANVICIVYAVNNKNSIDKVTSRWIPLINERTDKDSRLPLILVGNKSDLVEYSSMETILPIMNQYTEIETCVECSAKNLKNISELFYYAQKAVLHPTGPLYCPEEKEMKPACIKALTCIFRISDQDNDGTLNDAELNFFQRICFNTPLAPQALEDVKNVVRKNLSDGVADNGLTLKGFLFLHTLFIQRGRHETTWTVLRRFGYDDDLELTPEYLFPPLKIPPDCTTELNHHAYLFLQSIFDKHDLDRDCALSPDELKDLFKVFPYMPWGPDVNNTVCTNERGWITYQGFLSQWTLTTYLDVQRCLEYLGYLGYSILAEQESQASAITVTRDKKIDLQKKQTQRNVFRCNVVGMKGCGKSGVLQALLGRNLMRQRQIRAEHKSYYAINTVYVYGQEKYLLLHDVSDSEFLTDAETICDAVCLVYDVSNPKSFEYCARIFKHFMDSRIPCLVVAAKSDLHEVRQEYSISPAEFCKKHKMPPPQAFTCNTVDMPSKDIFVKLTTMAMYPHARLRCMCACNRCTFCICQNFLNSDLLQSVKNKLFTAVLNRLRSYIDELGAMLLADEESSIMQQVHAVNSVEDSIFMESSLGPRLLEDRHVTQADLKSSTFWLRASFGATVFAVLGFAMYKALLKQR
- the RHOT1 gene encoding mitochondrial Rho GTPase 1 isoform X1, whose protein sequence is MKKDVRILLVGEPRVGKTSLIMSLVSEEFPEEVPPRAEEITIPADVTPERVPTHIVDYSEAEQSDEQLYHEISQANVICIVYAVNNKNSIDKVTSRWIPLINERTDKDSRLPLILVGNKSDLVEYSSMETILPIMNQYTEIETCVECSAKNLKNISELFYYAQKAVLHPTGPLYCPEEKEMKPACIKALTCIFRISDQDNDGTLNDAELNFFQRICFNTPLAPQALEDVKNVVRKNLSDGVADNGLTLKGFLFLHTLFIQRGRHETTWTVLRRFGYDDDLELTPEYLFPPLKIPPDCTTELNHHAYLFLQSIFDKHDLDRDCALSPDELKDLFKVFPYMPWGPDVNNTVCTNERGWITYQGFLSQWTLTTYLDVQRCLEYLGYLGYSILAEQESQASAITVTRDKKIDLQKKQTQRNVFRCNVVGMKGCGKSGVLQALLGRNLMRQRQIRAEHKSYYAINTVYVYGQEKYLLLHDVSDSEFLTDAETICDAVCLVYDVSNPKSFEYCARIFKQHFMDSRIPCLVVAAKSDLHEVRQEYSISPAEFCKKHKMPPPQAFTCNTVDMPSKDIFVKLTTMAMYPHARLRCMCACNRCTFCICQNFLNSDLLQSVKNKLFTAVLNRLRSYIDELGAMLLADEESSIMQQVHAVNSVEDSIFMESSLGPRLLEDRHVTQADLKSSTFWLRASFGATVFAVLGFAMYKALLKQR
- the RHOT1 gene encoding mitochondrial Rho GTPase 1 isoform X5, whose amino-acid sequence is MKKDVRILLVGEPRVGKTSLIMSLVSEEFPEEVPPRAEEITIPADVTPERVPTHIVDYSEAEQSDEQLYHEISQANVICIVYAVNNKNSIDKVTSRWIPLINERTDKDSRLPLILVGNKSDLVEYSSMETILPIMNQYTEIETCVECSAKNLKNISELFYYAQKAVLHPTGPLYCPEEKEMKPACIKALTCIFRISDQDNDGTLNDAELNFFQRICFNTPLAPQALEDVKNVVRKNLSDGVADNGLTLKGFLFLHTLFIQRGRHETTWTVLRRFGYDDDLELTPEYLFPPLKIPPDCTTELNHHAYLFLQSIFDKHDLDRDCALSPDELKDLFKVFPYMPWGPDVNNTVCTNERGWITYQGFLSQWTLTTYLDVQRCLEYLGYLGYSILAEQESQASAITVTRDKKIDLQKKQTQRNVFRCNVVGMKGCGKSGVLQALLGRNLMRQRQIRAEHKSYYAINTVYVYGQEKYLLLHDVSDSEFLTDAETICDAVCLVYDVSNPKSFEYCARIFKQHFMDSRIPCLVVAAKSDLHEVRQEYSISPAEFCKKHKMPPPQAFTCNTVDMPSKDIFVKLTTMAMYPHVTQADLKSSTFWLRASFGATVFAVLGFAMYKALLKQR